The Parvibaculaceae bacterium PLY_AMNH_Bact1 genome window below encodes:
- a CDS encoding SDR family NAD(P)-dependent oxidoreductase (Derived by automated computational analysis using gene prediction method: Protein Homology.) yields MSRLAGKNAIITGAGSGIGRASALIFAREGANLIAVDRVEGAVDETAEMVRAKGGTIKTVAADVGDENAVKGFVDFCVSEYGNIDAIYANAGVSGGLVPIQDQTPAMWEEILRVNLIGPFLAIKHASEHMIKQGKGSIVCTASVAGLRANAGNTPYSASKAGVISLVQTAANQFYGTGVRVNAICPGLIETGMTAPLFEGARARGSEGKIGQLNPTARYGHPEEIANMALFLASDEASYVNGQAIPVCGGLSSTHPFAPSRRGA; encoded by the coding sequence ATGTCGAGACTGGCAGGCAAAAACGCAATTATCACTGGTGCTGGAAGTGGTATCGGCCGAGCAAGTGCACTGATCTTTGCACGTGAAGGTGCAAACCTCATTGCAGTTGATCGGGTTGAAGGCGCCGTTGATGAAACTGCTGAAATGGTTCGTGCCAAAGGTGGCACCATCAAAACCGTCGCCGCGGATGTGGGCGATGAGAATGCAGTCAAAGGCTTTGTCGACTTTTGTGTGTCGGAATATGGCAACATAGATGCCATCTATGCCAATGCTGGCGTGAGCGGTGGGCTGGTCCCCATTCAGGACCAAACGCCCGCAATGTGGGAAGAAATCCTCCGGGTCAATCTCATCGGGCCGTTCCTCGCGATCAAGCATGCGTCTGAGCACATGATCAAGCAGGGCAAAGGTTCCATTGTCTGCACGGCCTCCGTGGCTGGGCTTCGTGCAAATGCTGGCAACACGCCCTATTCGGCCTCAAAAGCCGGGGTCATCAGCCTCGTACAAACCGCTGCCAATCAGTTCTATGGCACAGGTGTGCGGGTCAATGCGATTTGTCCGGGGCTCATCGAAACAGGCATGACCGCACCGCTCTTTGAAGGAGCGCGGGCACGCGGCAGCGAGGGGAAGATCGGGCAGCTCAATCCGACGGCCCGCTATGGCCACCCGGAAGAGATCGCAAATATGGCACTCTTCCTGGCAAGCGATGAGGCTTCTTACGTAAACGGGCAAGCGATCCCTGTTTGCGGCGGCCTGTCCAGCACCCATCCTTTCGCACCGAGCCGGCGCGGCGCCTAA